Within Sorghum bicolor cultivar BTx623 chromosome 2, Sorghum_bicolor_NCBIv3, whole genome shotgun sequence, the genomic segment CAGTGAGTGGAAATTTCCCGGGATGCTTGATGAACTCCCGATTTGGGCGCCGAGTATAGGGTTTCTGTTGAGCGTCAATCACCTCAGCCTGCATTAATGCAAGAGATAGGGCCGCATCAACCGTTCTCGGTTTGTGCAATATAAGAGCAGCTCGTATATCAGGTTGTAAGCCTTGCAAAAATTTACTGACAAAAAACACATCATCTAAATGATTGTTATGGACTAGGACACGATGCATAACTAAGGTAAAGCGGTCATAGTAATCCTGAACCCCAGCAGTTTGCTTAATATTCAATAACTCTTGCATGGAATTTTGGTATAAATCCTTGCCAAATTTGTTGTCTACTGCAATGCATAAGTCAACCCAACTATCAACCGGGTGTCTCCTATGGTCATAATGGGCCACAGGCTTAGTTTACGAGCGTGGTTGTAGTGGACCATGCACAAGGTCAACTCGTAACCGTTCATCCAAAGAAGGATTTCAGTTAGCTGATTCAGAGTTTCAGTCCCCGTTCATCCAAAGAAGATTTTCAGCCATGCAACTACGCAAAGATACCTCCAAGGTCTAGATTCTACAAATACTGATACCTCCAAGCTCCAGATTCTACTTGTACTTTTGCTGAACACTTGAGCACGACTGGTGCTGGGCATTCAGCGTGTACCAGCTATGACACACTGACGGTCTGACGGATCATCCACCTCATCCCGGAACCTGTGGCACGAATGGGGGCATGCAAACCGGACGAAAATGTCGCCGTTGAGCCTTGAGGCCTTGAGGGTTCCAGAACGACATCACGGCCATCTGGAGCAGGGGCCTCCACAATTCCGTTCTGTGGCCGCCGTTTGCACACGGCCTACGCTTTCACACCCCGCTGCTAGGCGAGCCACGAACGTCGAGGCGCGGCCGTCATTGCCACTTGGCAAGCTGCCGGCGATACCTAGCTAATCCGCTGATATATCTGATTCCACCGTGAAACCCCAGCACGGCGCGCCTATTCGCTAGAGACTATATATAGCCAGCTGAGCTGAGCGGTGGAACCAATTAAGTGCCTGTTTTCACCATCACTGCATTGTGTGCGCATCAGCGTTGAGCAGGTGCAGCTAGCAAGGCGGCGAGGATGCTGGAGAGCCAGGCGGTGATCGGGGACACGGACATGCGGCAGGCGATGCAGCAGTACGCGCTCCGGCTCGCCGGGAAGGCGCTGGACGACTTCGAGGCCGCCGACTCCACGGAGATCGCACGGTTCATCAAGAAGGTGTGGCCCTTGCGTTGCGACCACATGTTCTTGCAATCAACACTGAACATTGCAGCAGTGTGTGTACTGATGGCGATGATGCCTCTtttttgcatgcatgcaggagttCGATCGGTCGTACGGCCCCGGATGGCAGTGCATCGTGGGCACCGACTTCGGGTCGTTCGTGACGCACCACTCCGGCTGCTTCATCTacttcggcatcggcaacctGGCCATCCTGCTGTTCAAGGGCGGCGCGGCTCCTCGCGGTGAGACCGTCGTCGAGAAGGCGCGGCTCACGGCGCTGAAAACTGCCGTCGAGGCGTGAGTGGATGAGTAATCACCGATGTGTGCAGGCCTGCAGGCAGGGTAGATAAGTTCTCCTAGCATGTAAGGTCGtgcttttggtggatggaagTTGCCTGACTTGAAAAGTGCAGGTCTTCATCACATAGTAAAAACCGATGTTCTCAACAGCATGTCTGCTGGGTGCTGGATAGACAGTGATGGCAAATAGTAGAATATTGCATATCTTTCGACCGTAACTATCGAATTTACAGGTCGGGGAAAAAAAACACTATCGAATTTATTGTTTGCAGTCCTCGAGCTTTTATTTTGAGCTCAATCTGGTCCTTTGCCTTACATGGCACACCATGCTGACGGGCTGGTGAACAATGCTCAAAGCTAAGCTCGCTTGTTGAAGGGCCTCCCATGTAAAAGTCAGTGATTTTTTCTGATTCTCGATTGTGCAAGATCAAAATTATGAAATAATGGTCAAAAGAACAGAAGTAATCGAAGTGTTTGTTAGGATTCTCGCTTTTTTTCATCGAGAATCTGATTATATAAGCCGAAACACACAGGGTCAAGGACATGAGAGATAGGGGAAAATCAATGAAGGCAAGGGACTAGATTGAGTCCAGAACAGAAGTTCTTCGACAATAGTCACTTGATATAGACCCCTATGTACAGTATACTCGGCCTATGGCTCTGTTCATTTGAGTTTATCTACCAAATTTAAACataattcagcagtgtttttcatTTACAGTATTTTCAGTCGTGTCGAGTAAGGCACATGGGCCAAAACCTAAGCTGGGAGACAAGGGGGACTGGAAGCATTCAGCCTTGTCTCTGAAGCTGAACTATAGGCCCATGAACACACTTTGCACTGATCTCTGACCTGACCTCGTCCGCGGGTCGAGACCACCTAACATCCTATCGGGGCTACGACACGATCCGATCTCACTTTCCTTTCCTCCACCCATTTTCGGCTTTTCTGGACACATCGTTGTCACGTTGTAATCCTTTTAGGCCtagcatctccaagggctttGCAAACAAATTTTATATTGCTctatttgcaaaaaagagtagaaaatacctctccaatggttttgcaaataaggtttgcaatttggttaactttgcaaatagaggttgagactttgcatatatgcaaaccttcCCACCACTTTGCATCTACAATTTCGGCCTTCCACGTCGGACTCCGTCCCCCGGCACCCCCCCACCCCGCGAGATTTCACTACGCCCGTCCGCCCTCCCTGCCGCGCCCCGCCCTCCAGCTGCCGCGCGTGCCCGCCTTCCCTCGGAGGAGGACAGAGGTAGACGGAGCCGAACTGACGCGAACGATGACGAACGACGAACGCGGCCTGAGCTGGGTGGCGACTAGCTCGAAGACATGGGCTGGGCGGCAA encodes:
- the LOC8056332 gene encoding dynein light chain 1, cytoplasmic, with product MLESQAVIGDTDMRQAMQQYALRLAGKALDDFEAADSTEIARFIKKEFDRSYGPGWQCIVGTDFGSFVTHHSGCFIYFGIGNLAILLFKGGAAPRGETVVEKARLTALKTAVEA